A single genomic interval of Terriglobus albidus harbors:
- a CDS encoding 2-oxoglutarate dehydrogenase E1 component translates to MATKAPVERKKTTTPQKNGTAPGMTRDVVFDVFRRWGYLQAQLDPLGQHLPPEPFPVDVPEDELSSEIAQEARSYYCGTIAAEFMHIPSPERRQWLQDRIERPAPKYDQKRILSQLIRADMFEQVIQARYLGTKRFSLEGLCSFIPFLDQLFATSSAQGVETCVFGMAHRGRLNVMTNTVGRAAVELFTKFEDVDPRSTLGGGDVKYHLGATGAYTSPEGKKMALHLASNPSHLEVVNPVVIGRVRAKQTRIGADGWKKVLPMVIHGDAAFAGQGMTAETLNLATINGYNVGGTIQVLTNNLLGFTAMPQESNSSRYSTDLAKRLPIPIFHVNAEDVDAVVRVAEIAADYRATFGSDVVVDLIGYRKHGHSEVDDPTVTQPRRYALIKDRPAIYQAYAQKIGVDPAAEAKAVQEELLNAQKQATQATEIPHMADTPAYWDNYKGGYLPVNDDTVTGLPAERIAELVNKLTTYPADFNIHPKVKALLAQRKEMGEGKRPFDYGMAELVAYASLLEAGTPVRLSGQDSQRGTFNQRHSFYTDTETEFRWSPLQHLSDKQASFEAYNSMLSEAAVLGFEYGFARDFPEALVLWEAQFGDFSNGAQMVIDQFISAAETKWHLLSGVVLLLPHGYEGQGPEHSSARMERYLQLCAQDNMIVAQPSNAAQYFHLLRRQALSPYRKPLVVFTPKSMLRHPDAISPIADFSHEHFQTVLPEGEITNAKRLLICSGKIGHNLRVERAKRKDTETGIIFIEQLFPWPEAALQAAIAQHPNVEELVWVQEEPANMGPLTYINPKLRYAAGDIPVRTVNRAAAASPATGSAKAHEIEEKLLMEIAFGRI, encoded by the coding sequence ATGGCGACAAAGGCTCCTGTCGAACGGAAGAAAACCACAACCCCACAAAAGAATGGAACGGCACCCGGAATGACGCGCGACGTTGTGTTCGATGTATTTCGTCGCTGGGGTTATCTGCAGGCACAGCTTGATCCGTTGGGCCAGCACCTTCCGCCGGAACCTTTTCCGGTCGATGTGCCCGAGGATGAGCTCTCAAGCGAGATCGCGCAGGAGGCTCGTAGCTACTACTGCGGCACCATCGCAGCGGAGTTCATGCATATTCCGTCGCCTGAGCGACGCCAGTGGCTGCAGGATCGCATAGAGCGTCCGGCGCCTAAGTACGACCAGAAGCGCATCCTCTCCCAGCTCATTCGCGCCGATATGTTCGAGCAGGTCATCCAGGCCCGCTATCTCGGAACGAAGCGCTTCTCCCTCGAAGGCCTCTGCTCCTTCATTCCTTTCCTCGACCAGCTTTTTGCCACTAGCTCCGCGCAGGGGGTCGAGACGTGTGTCTTCGGCATGGCCCATCGCGGCCGCCTGAATGTGATGACAAACACCGTCGGCCGCGCGGCGGTGGAGCTCTTTACCAAGTTTGAAGATGTCGATCCCCGCTCCACGTTGGGCGGCGGCGACGTGAAGTATCACCTCGGAGCCACCGGCGCCTACACCTCACCCGAAGGCAAGAAGATGGCGCTGCACCTGGCGTCCAACCCTTCGCACCTCGAAGTGGTGAATCCGGTGGTCATCGGCCGCGTACGCGCTAAGCAGACGCGTATCGGTGCAGACGGTTGGAAGAAGGTTCTTCCCATGGTCATCCACGGCGATGCAGCTTTCGCCGGACAGGGCATGACCGCCGAAACGCTGAACCTTGCCACGATCAACGGCTACAACGTCGGCGGCACCATCCAGGTACTCACCAACAACCTGCTCGGCTTCACCGCCATGCCGCAGGAGTCCAACTCGTCGCGCTACTCGACTGACCTCGCCAAGCGCCTGCCGATCCCCATCTTCCACGTCAACGCGGAAGATGTCGACGCGGTCGTCCGTGTTGCGGAGATCGCAGCCGACTACCGGGCCACCTTCGGCTCCGACGTCGTCGTCGACCTGATCGGCTATCGCAAGCACGGCCACTCCGAAGTCGATGACCCCACCGTCACTCAGCCGCGCCGTTATGCCCTGATCAAGGACCGTCCGGCGATCTACCAGGCTTACGCGCAGAAGATCGGCGTCGATCCAGCGGCCGAAGCCAAAGCCGTTCAGGAAGAGTTGCTCAACGCGCAGAAGCAGGCGACGCAAGCCACCGAGATTCCGCATATGGCCGACACGCCGGCCTACTGGGACAACTACAAGGGTGGCTATCTGCCGGTGAATGACGACACCGTCACCGGCCTTCCCGCGGAGCGCATCGCCGAGCTGGTCAACAAGCTCACCACCTATCCCGCGGACTTCAACATCCATCCCAAGGTGAAGGCCCTCCTTGCTCAGCGCAAGGAGATGGGCGAAGGCAAGCGTCCCTTCGACTACGGTATGGCCGAGCTGGTGGCCTACGCTTCTCTGCTCGAAGCAGGCACACCCGTTCGTCTCTCGGGACAGGACTCACAGCGCGGCACCTTCAATCAGCGCCACAGCTTCTACACCGACACCGAGACCGAGTTCCGCTGGTCGCCGTTACAGCACCTCAGCGACAAGCAGGCGAGCTTTGAAGCCTACAACTCCATGCTCTCGGAAGCCGCTGTACTTGGCTTCGAATACGGCTTCGCCCGTGACTTCCCCGAGGCTCTGGTTCTCTGGGAGGCGCAGTTCGGCGACTTCTCCAACGGCGCGCAGATGGTCATCGACCAATTTATTTCCGCTGCGGAGACAAAGTGGCACCTGCTCTCCGGCGTTGTGCTGCTGCTGCCGCACGGCTACGAAGGCCAGGGCCCGGAGCACTCCTCGGCCCGTATGGAACGTTACCTGCAACTCTGCGCGCAGGACAACATGATCGTGGCGCAGCCCTCAAACGCCGCGCAGTATTTCCATCTGCTGCGCCGCCAGGCACTGTCGCCCTACCGCAAGCCGCTGGTCGTCTTCACACCCAAGAGCATGCTGCGTCATCCCGACGCGATCTCTCCCATCGCCGACTTCAGCCATGAGCACTTCCAGACCGTTCTGCCCGAGGGCGAGATCACGAACGCTAAGCGTCTGCTCATCTGCAGCGGTAAGATCGGCCACAACCTCCGCGTCGAGCGCGCCAAGCGCAAGGACACCGAGACCGGCATTATCTTCATCGAACAACTCTTCCCGTGGCCGGAAGCTGCTCTGCAGGCCGCCATCGCGCAGCATCCCAACGTCGAAGAGCTTGTCTGGGTGCAGGAAGAGCCGGCCAACATGGGCCCGCTCACCTACATCAACCCGAAGCTGCGCTACGCCGCCGGCGACATTCCGGTACGCACCGTCAACCGTGCCGCAGCCGCCAGCCCCGCTACCGGCTCCGCCAAGGCGCACGAGATCGAAGAGAAGCTGCTGATGGAGATCGCCTTCGGCCGCATCTAA
- a CDS encoding YceI family protein: MSRKPTLLLAALLTFAGSAAHAQMPGPGGPGGPQQPPPPPTPGAKLDVITDGSSASYRVTEQFVGVAFTNEAIGTTNLVSGTLTIKADGTVDPGSKITVDLRGLKSDQDQRDGFVQNRTLETAKFPTAEFVPTKVTGLDKLIPSAGQTGVALTGNLTIHGVTKEVTFQGIATFNPRDNMVAGRAKTILTFDQFGLNPPKIGRLASVENKIDLELAYRFKRTLP, encoded by the coding sequence ATGTCTCGCAAACCCACTCTGCTTCTGGCAGCCCTGCTAACTTTTGCGGGCTCCGCTGCCCACGCTCAGATGCCCGGTCCCGGCGGCCCCGGTGGACCGCAGCAGCCACCGCCGCCCCCGACTCCCGGCGCCAAACTGGACGTCATCACCGACGGTTCGTCCGCCAGCTATCGTGTGACCGAACAGTTTGTCGGGGTGGCCTTCACCAATGAAGCCATCGGTACGACAAACCTGGTCTCCGGCACCCTGACTATCAAGGCCGACGGGACCGTCGACCCCGGCTCCAAGATCACCGTCGACCTGCGCGGCCTCAAGAGCGACCAGGACCAGCGCGACGGCTTTGTCCAGAACCGCACCCTGGAGACCGCAAAGTTCCCCACTGCGGAGTTCGTTCCGACTAAGGTGACCGGCCTGGATAAGCTGATTCCTTCCGCTGGACAGACAGGCGTCGCCCTCACCGGCAACCTCACCATCCACGGAGTGACCAAAGAGGTCACCTTCCAGGGCATCGCCACCTTCAATCCGCGCGACAACATGGTCGCCGGCCGCGCCAAGACGATCCTGACCTTCGACCAGTTCGGCCTCAACCCGCCGAAGATCGGCCGCCTCGCCAGCGTCGAGAACAAGATCGACCTGGAACTTGCCTACCGCTTCAAGCGCACCTTGCCGTAA
- a CDS encoding TonB-dependent receptor, which yields MRRIAYFAAFLILFASFALLRAHAQMVGGSISGTVSDASGAAVSGATVTVRNEETGTERHLTTDAQGRYSAPSVTIGRWSVSAEKDGFARQTLTAVPVVVGQSVTADIRLTVGEISQAVSVVDTPPVVNLSTQQTAGLVDERAVKELPLNGRSYDQLLTLNPGVVNYTGQRSGSVGTSNSSVGAMFSVAGRRPQDNIFLLNGIEYTGASLINVTPGGASGQLLGVDAVREFNVITDTYGANYGKRQGAQISIVTASGTNQYHGNVYEFLRNSSLDARNYFDQPGANGKRLPQFQRNNFGGSVGGPIRKDKLLLFANYEGYRQNLGLSNKAIVPNGRARQGYVPNSSGTGETYVGVAPGVANLLKLWPQANGPDLGSGLAYAYSNPVQRIREDFGTTRFDWNLGSKDQFFAVYTVDDSTAHTPTVNPLTWINEDVREQVTSLQEQHVFSPRLLNTARFGYSRAAFFFNGEVPVDGVTPFVVGKPVGAIVIAGSTASNGASQVSTAGANVGSNNRAVRNLFTFDDHVFYTVGRHQIEAGVWLQRLQANDLLAQNQYGQASFSTLTSFLQGTAATFSVVPSPTALGFRALFGAGFVEDTFRITPRLEIRAGFRFESASNWSEAQNRAANYKLNNWVIDTNPTVGKYALYDNKAKFLPEPRLGLSWSPFASGKTAIRLGAGIHRALLDNLDYRLTQVAPFNTTLAFKNASVSSLAITPSTTAAAGSLISPSNVQPDIRTPTVIAWSLRVEQQIANNTSLTVGYAGSRGYHQIVSGDLNEPAAVVCPNPSCPASLAAGTVYYPTTTKLNPNVANTTSWWSAANTFYSALQVDVRRQFSHGLQIRGNYTFARNLDNGSAWNTSVSANTPAFVSVPYFPKLDWGRAATDIKHNAAINGTWEIPFAHRLSSGVARQTLDGWTVSSIANLQSGFPFTPQLGYNPTGSGDTRNPVRPDVNPNFNGSLYPHTVNQWFNPAAFSAPHYGAVGNLGRDTLTGPHLLNVDLSLLKRFKVGERVNAQFRAEAFNFLNHTNFSLPNPTIFTSGPTQGTAANQTTAVVASPTAGVITATSTTSRQLQFGLKLAF from the coding sequence ATGCGTCGCATCGCATACTTCGCTGCATTCCTGATCTTATTCGCCAGCTTCGCCCTCCTCCGAGCCCACGCCCAGATGGTGGGCGGCTCCATCTCCGGCACCGTCAGTGACGCCAGCGGAGCCGCCGTCTCCGGTGCGACCGTCACCGTCCGCAACGAAGAGACGGGCACCGAACGCCACCTGACCACCGATGCTCAGGGCCGCTATTCCGCGCCCTCCGTCACCATCGGGCGCTGGTCCGTTAGCGCCGAAAAGGATGGCTTCGCCCGCCAGACTCTGACGGCTGTGCCGGTCGTCGTCGGTCAGTCCGTCACCGCTGACATCCGGCTTACTGTCGGCGAGATTTCGCAGGCGGTCTCCGTCGTCGACACACCGCCGGTCGTCAACCTGTCGACTCAGCAGACCGCCGGCCTTGTCGATGAGCGTGCCGTCAAGGAGCTTCCTCTGAACGGCCGTTCCTACGATCAGTTGCTGACGCTTAATCCCGGCGTGGTCAACTACACCGGTCAGCGTTCCGGTTCAGTCGGCACTTCGAACTCCTCTGTCGGCGCCATGTTCTCGGTCGCGGGCCGCCGTCCGCAGGACAATATCTTCCTTCTGAACGGTATTGAGTACACCGGCGCCTCGCTGATCAACGTCACCCCCGGCGGAGCCAGCGGACAGCTTCTTGGCGTCGATGCCGTACGCGAGTTCAACGTCATCACCGATACCTACGGCGCCAACTACGGCAAGCGTCAAGGAGCGCAGATCTCCATCGTTACCGCCAGCGGCACCAACCAGTACCACGGCAACGTCTACGAGTTCCTGCGCAACTCTTCGCTTGATGCCCGCAACTACTTTGACCAACCAGGGGCCAACGGCAAACGCCTGCCGCAGTTCCAGCGCAACAACTTCGGCGGCTCAGTCGGCGGACCGATCCGCAAGGACAAACTGCTGCTCTTTGCCAACTACGAGGGATACCGCCAGAACCTTGGCCTCTCCAACAAGGCCATCGTTCCCAACGGTCGCGCGCGCCAGGGATACGTGCCCAATAGCAGCGGAACCGGAGAGACCTACGTCGGCGTGGCGCCAGGCGTTGCTAATCTGCTGAAGCTGTGGCCGCAGGCCAACGGCCCCGATCTCGGCTCAGGCCTGGCGTATGCCTACTCCAATCCGGTGCAGCGAATCCGCGAAGACTTCGGCACCACCCGCTTTGATTGGAACCTCGGCAGCAAAGACCAATTCTTCGCTGTCTATACCGTCGATGACTCCACGGCCCACACACCAACCGTGAATCCGCTCACATGGATCAACGAAGATGTGCGCGAGCAGGTTACCAGCCTGCAGGAACAGCATGTCTTCTCGCCCCGTCTGCTGAATACTGCCCGCTTCGGCTACTCGCGCGCGGCCTTCTTCTTCAATGGCGAAGTTCCCGTCGATGGCGTCACGCCATTCGTCGTTGGCAAGCCGGTCGGAGCCATCGTGATCGCCGGCTCTACCGCATCGAACGGAGCCTCTCAGGTCTCGACCGCGGGCGCCAACGTGGGTTCGAACAACCGCGCTGTGCGTAACCTCTTCACCTTCGACGACCACGTCTTCTACACCGTGGGCCGTCACCAGATTGAAGCAGGCGTATGGCTGCAGCGGCTGCAGGCCAATGATCTTCTGGCACAGAATCAGTACGGCCAGGCCTCCTTCTCAACGCTCACAAGCTTTCTGCAAGGTACAGCCGCCACCTTCAGCGTCGTTCCGTCTCCGACAGCGCTCGGCTTCCGCGCTCTCTTCGGTGCGGGCTTCGTCGAAGATACCTTCCGCATCACGCCGCGACTCGAAATCCGCGCCGGCTTCCGTTTCGAGTCAGCCAGCAACTGGAGCGAGGCGCAGAACCGCGCGGCCAACTACAAGCTGAACAACTGGGTCATCGATACCAACCCGACCGTCGGCAAGTATGCCCTTTACGACAACAAAGCAAAGTTCCTTCCGGAGCCCCGCCTTGGCCTCTCCTGGTCGCCCTTTGCCAGCGGCAAGACAGCGATCCGCCTCGGCGCCGGTATTCATCGCGCCCTCCTGGACAACCTCGACTACCGCCTGACCCAGGTCGCCCCCTTCAATACCACCCTGGCCTTCAAGAACGCCTCTGTCTCCAGCCTGGCGATTACACCCTCCACAACCGCGGCGGCCGGTTCCCTGATCTCGCCCTCGAACGTACAGCCGGACATTCGCACTCCGACCGTCATCGCGTGGTCGTTGCGCGTCGAGCAACAGATCGCCAACAACACCTCGCTTACCGTCGGCTATGCAGGATCGCGCGGGTACCACCAGATCGTCTCCGGTGATCTCAACGAGCCGGCTGCAGTCGTCTGCCCGAATCCCTCCTGCCCCGCATCACTGGCCGCCGGCACCGTCTACTATCCGACGACCACCAAGCTGAATCCGAATGTCGCCAACACCACCTCCTGGTGGTCTGCGGCAAACACTTTCTACAGCGCACTCCAGGTGGATGTCCGCCGGCAGTTCTCGCACGGTCTGCAGATTCGCGGCAACTACACCTTCGCACGCAACCTCGACAACGGCTCTGCATGGAACACCAGCGTCAGTGCCAACACGCCAGCCTTCGTCAGCGTTCCTTACTTCCCCAAGCTTGACTGGGGCCGTGCCGCTACGGACATCAAACACAACGCTGCCATTAACGGCACCTGGGAGATTCCCTTCGCACACCGCCTCAGCTCCGGCGTTGCCCGTCAGACGCTCGATGGGTGGACGGTCAGCAGCATCGCCAACCTGCAGTCGGGTTTTCCCTTCACACCTCAGCTCGGCTATAACCCCACTGGCAGCGGAGACACCCGCAACCCCGTACGTCCTGACGTCAATCCAAACTTCAACGGCAGCCTCTATCCGCACACCGTCAACCAGTGGTTCAATCCTGCCGCCTTCAGCGCTCCTCACTACGGCGCGGTCGGCAACCTGGGACGTGACACTCTTACCGGACCGCATCTCCTGAACGTTGACCTGTCACTGCTCAAGCGCTTCAAGGTTGGCGAGCGAGTGAATGCGCAGTTCCGAGCCGAGGCCTTCAACTTCCTGAACCACACGAACTTCTCTCTGCCCAACCCCACCATCTTCACCTCGGGACCGACGCAGGGCACGGCCGCCAATCAGACAACCGCAGTGGTCGCGTCGCCCACCGCGGGCGTCATTACCGCGACCTCAACCACCTCTCGCCAGTTACAGTTCGGGCTGAAGCTGGCTTTCTAA
- a CDS encoding YeiH family protein, giving the protein MSTVLASPDTSARSSASVYRGSLRLLPGMALLFGIGFLGKLIEHEFTHLRTEYHLRLPQIEYVLWAIILGLIVSNTIGVKPIFRPGVATYELWLKLGIVLVGARFVFSDVLRIGTVSLVLVFIELALSLTVMTLLGRIFGLRPKLTSLLAIGSSICGVTAIMAARGAIEPEEEDVSTSIAAILTLGAIALFTFPAIGHLLHLSQESYGIWTGLAVDNTAEATVTGALYGDVAGRFAILAKTARSAFIGFVVLGYAVYWASKGQAPDVPNKALFLWQKFPKFILGFLIISVLASSSFFNSSQLSSLSNLSRWAFLPAFAGVGLRTNLRDLTGQGWRPIVVGILGEIFIALVTLGLVYWTFIRGDIR; this is encoded by the coding sequence GTGTCTACTGTACTCGCATCCCCGGATACCTCCGCGCGGAGTTCCGCGTCTGTCTATAGGGGATCATTGCGTCTGCTACCGGGCATGGCGCTGCTCTTCGGGATCGGGTTCCTCGGCAAGCTGATCGAGCACGAATTCACCCACCTTCGCACCGAGTACCATCTGCGCCTGCCGCAGATCGAGTATGTGCTCTGGGCCATCATCCTTGGCCTCATCGTCTCCAATACCATCGGCGTCAAACCTATCTTCCGTCCGGGTGTCGCTACCTATGAGCTCTGGCTGAAGCTCGGTATCGTTCTGGTCGGCGCGCGCTTTGTCTTCTCCGATGTATTGCGCATCGGCACCGTCTCCCTTGTGCTCGTCTTCATTGAGCTGGCGCTGTCACTCACAGTCATGACGCTGCTGGGCCGCATCTTCGGTCTGCGTCCGAAGCTGACCTCGCTGCTCGCCATCGGCTCCTCCATCTGCGGCGTCACCGCCATCATGGCAGCACGCGGAGCTATCGAGCCTGAGGAAGAAGACGTATCGACCTCTATCGCCGCCATTCTCACACTGGGCGCCATCGCTCTGTTCACGTTCCCGGCGATCGGTCACCTGCTCCACCTAAGCCAGGAGAGCTACGGCATCTGGACCGGCCTGGCCGTCGATAACACCGCCGAGGCCACCGTGACTGGCGCACTCTACGGCGATGTTGCCGGACGTTTCGCTATCCTCGCCAAGACCGCTCGTTCTGCCTTCATCGGCTTTGTCGTTCTCGGCTATGCCGTCTACTGGGCATCCAAGGGACAGGCGCCCGATGTACCGAACAAGGCGCTTTTCCTCTGGCAGAAGTTCCCCAAGTTCATCCTTGGCTTTCTGATCATCTCGGTGCTGGCGTCTTCGAGCTTCTTCAACAGTTCACAGCTCTCCAGTCTGAGCAATCTTTCGCGTTGGGCGTTTCTTCCGGCATTCGCCGGGGTTGGCCTGCGCACCAACCTGCGCGATCTGACCGGGCAGGGTTGGCGGCCCATAGTGGTCGGCATCCTCGGCGAGATCTTCATCGCCTTGGTCACACTCGGACTGGTCTATTGGACCTTTATCCGCGGAGATATTCGCTAA
- the msrA gene encoding peptide-methionine (S)-S-oxide reductase MsrA, whose protein sequence is MRKLSGVLAGMLAMFTLAGGAATKQPIPAPTHDVALATTHGRQTAVFAGGCFWGTQAVFQRLKGVLHTTAGYSGGTKETANYGQVVTETTDHAESVEVVYDPARITYGTLLRIFFSVAHDPTQLNRQDNDIGYSYRSAIFYANEEQRKLATDYIAQLDAAHVFHGKIVTKLSPLQAFYPGEDYHQDYALKNPGNAYIQVCDLPKIAALKKQFPELFVEYNGHYQQ, encoded by the coding sequence ATGCGCAAACTTTCAGGAGTCTTGGCGGGCATGCTTGCCATGTTCACACTCGCAGGAGGGGCAGCGACGAAGCAGCCGATTCCCGCGCCAACTCACGATGTCGCCCTGGCCACCACCCACGGCCGCCAGACCGCCGTCTTTGCCGGTGGATGCTTCTGGGGCACACAGGCCGTCTTCCAGCGCCTCAAGGGTGTGCTGCACACCACCGCTGGATATTCCGGCGGCACCAAAGAGACAGCAAACTACGGCCAGGTTGTCACGGAGACCACCGATCATGCCGAATCGGTTGAGGTCGTCTACGATCCCGCACGCATCACCTACGGTACCTTGCTGCGTATCTTCTTCTCCGTTGCGCACGATCCAACCCAGCTCAACCGCCAGGACAACGACATCGGCTACTCCTATCGCTCGGCCATCTTTTACGCCAATGAGGAGCAACGCAAGCTGGCTACCGACTATATTGCTCAACTGGATGCCGCCCATGTCTTCCACGGGAAGATCGTCACCAAGCTCTCTCCCCTGCAGGCTTTCTACCCCGGAGAGGACTATCACCAGGACTATGCCCTCAAAAACCCGGGCAATGCTTACATCCAGGTGTGTGACCTGCCGAAGATCGCCGCTCTGAAGAAGCAGTTCCCGGAGCTCTTCGTCGAATACAACGGCCACTATCAGCAGTAA
- the tdh gene encoding L-threonine 3-dehydrogenase, translating to MKALVKSRAERGLWLEDVPEPEIGINDVKIKVLATGICGTDLHIYQWDEWAQKTIPVPMTIGHEFVGQIVEVGSNVTDFHPGDRVSGEGHVVCGRCRNCLAGRRHLCAHTLGVGVNRPGAFAEYVVLPMTNIWRHADNIPTEVAAIFDPFGNAVHTALAFPVLGEDVLVTGAGPIGIMAAAVAKHAGARHVVITDLNPVRLELARKAAGVSLAVNPKETSLKDVMQQLDMHEGFDVGLEMSGNQNAFRDMIATMSHGGKIAMLGIPSPSEMAIDWNQVIFDQLTIRGIYGREMYETWYKMTVMLQSGLDISNVITHRYQWNEFEKGFDAMREGSSGKVILDWSTV from the coding sequence ATGAAAGCTCTCGTCAAGAGCCGAGCCGAAAGAGGGCTATGGCTGGAAGATGTTCCCGAGCCGGAGATCGGCATCAACGACGTCAAGATCAAGGTTCTGGCAACAGGTATTTGCGGTACAGATCTCCATATCTATCAGTGGGATGAATGGGCTCAGAAGACCATCCCGGTCCCGATGACCATTGGCCACGAGTTTGTCGGTCAGATCGTTGAGGTTGGTTCCAATGTGACCGACTTTCATCCGGGAGACCGGGTCAGCGGCGAGGGACACGTGGTCTGCGGCCGCTGCCGCAACTGCCTGGCTGGGCGACGCCACCTTTGCGCTCATACGCTGGGTGTCGGAGTGAACCGCCCCGGAGCCTTCGCCGAATATGTGGTGCTGCCGATGACCAATATCTGGCGGCATGCCGACAATATTCCTACGGAGGTCGCGGCTATCTTCGATCCCTTTGGCAATGCCGTGCATACAGCGCTGGCCTTCCCGGTACTGGGGGAGGATGTGCTGGTAACGGGAGCAGGTCCCATCGGTATTATGGCCGCAGCTGTGGCGAAGCATGCCGGAGCACGGCATGTCGTGATTACGGACCTGAATCCGGTGCGGCTGGAGCTGGCGCGCAAGGCTGCGGGTGTTTCTCTGGCGGTGAATCCGAAGGAGACGAGCCTCAAGGATGTGATGCAGCAGCTCGATATGCACGAAGGCTTCGATGTCGGTCTGGAGATGAGCGGCAACCAGAACGCCTTCCGCGACATGATTGCCACCATGTCGCACGGCGGCAAGATCGCAATGCTGGGCATCCCGTCGCCTTCGGAGATGGCGATCGACTGGAATCAGGTGATCTTCGATCAGCTTACGATCCGCGGTATCTATGGCCGCGAGATGTATGAGACCTGGTACAAGATGACGGTGATGCTGCAGTCAGGCCTGGACATCAGCAACGTGATTACGCATCGCTACCAGTGGAACGAGTTCGAAAAGGGCTTTGACGCAATGCGCGAAGGAAGCTCAGGGAAGGTCATCCTGGATTGGAGCACGGTATAA
- a CDS encoding glycine C-acetyltransferase — MSQTRPQLAHLTATLNELKERGTYFKLRVLDGEQGPVSIYDGREVINLASNNYLGLCDHPKLKEAALKATEQYGVGSGAVRTIAGTMKIHLELEEKIAAFKNVEACVVFQSGFTANAGTVSSILGKEDFILSDELNHASIIDGARLSRAKIKVFRHKDVAHCEELLKEVQNEPGHKLVITDGVFSMDGDIGPVDKLADLAEKYGAIMMVDDAHASGVLGRNGRGSVDHFHCHGRVDVQVGTLSKAIGALGGYVCGSRDLIEYLYHRARPFLFSTSHPPSVAATCIAAFDLLESEPERIERLWENTRYFKQQLTSAGFDVGGKTTPASETPITPIIIGEGKLTMEFSKALFEAGLLATGIAFPTVPEGKARVRTIVSSEHTKAQLDRALEILTGTAKRMGIL, encoded by the coding sequence ATGAGCCAGACACGTCCTCAACTTGCACATCTGACCGCCACCCTGAATGAGCTGAAGGAGCGCGGGACCTATTTCAAGCTGCGTGTGCTCGACGGAGAGCAGGGGCCGGTCAGCATCTACGACGGCCGCGAGGTTATCAACCTCGCCTCCAACAACTACCTCGGCTTGTGCGATCACCCGAAGCTGAAGGAAGCCGCGCTAAAGGCGACCGAACAGTATGGTGTCGGTTCGGGCGCCGTCCGCACAATTGCGGGCACAATGAAGATCCATCTTGAACTCGAAGAGAAGATCGCCGCTTTCAAGAATGTGGAGGCGTGCGTTGTCTTTCAGTCGGGATTTACGGCGAATGCGGGAACGGTCTCATCAATCCTCGGCAAGGAAGATTTCATTCTCTCCGATGAGCTGAACCACGCTTCCATCATCGATGGAGCGCGGCTCTCGCGGGCGAAGATCAAGGTCTTTCGCCATAAGGATGTCGCTCACTGCGAAGAGCTACTGAAGGAAGTGCAAAACGAACCCGGCCACAAGTTGGTCATCACCGATGGTGTCTTCTCAATGGATGGTGATATCGGCCCTGTAGACAAGCTGGCCGATCTGGCGGAGAAGTACGGCGCCATCATGATGGTAGACGATGCGCATGCGTCCGGCGTACTGGGCCGCAACGGTCGTGGCTCAGTGGATCACTTCCACTGTCATGGACGTGTGGATGTGCAGGTTGGCACTCTGTCGAAGGCGATTGGTGCTCTGGGAGGGTATGTCTGTGGATCGCGTGACCTGATTGAGTATCTCTACCATCGTGCGCGGCCGTTTCTGTTCTCGACATCTCATCCACCGTCGGTCGCGGCGACGTGCATCGCGGCCTTCGATCTGCTGGAGAGTGAGCCGGAGCGGATCGAGCGGCTGTGGGAGAACACACGCTACTTCAAGCAGCAGCTTACAAGTGCGGGCTTCGATGTAGGCGGCAAGACGACACCTGCCAGCGAGACTCCGATCACGCCCATCATCATCGGCGAGGGAAAGCTGACGATGGAGTTCAGCAAGGCGTTGTTTGAGGCTGGGTTGCTGGCGACCGGGATTGCGTTCCCGACGGTTCCTGAAGGCAAGGCTCGGGTGCGGACGATTGTGTCCAGTGAACACACGAAGGCTCAGTTGGATCGGGCGCTGGAGATTCTGACGGGGACGGCGAAGAGGATGGGGATTCTGTAG